A segment of the Terriglobales bacterium genome:
TGAACCGGCTTTCTTAGCGATCAGTCCTACTCCACGAAAGCCTGCCTGATCGAGCGCGAGCATCACCTCTCGAACCTGTCCGAAGTTGAGCTTTGCATCGCCCCGGACCACGATTTTGGGTTCTTGCTCGTTACCAACAGCAGCGCGAAGCGCTTCGCCGAAATGGTCGCGTGCGACTCGCTGATCGTTGACCCAAAGCTGGTCTGTGTCATCGATGGAGACCAAGATCCGGCCCCGCTCATCTCCTTGATCGACCGGCTTTGCCGTGTTCGGCAGGTTGACCTCTGGGCCCTTGCGCATCTGCGGGGCCATCACCATGAAGATGATCAGCAGCACGAGCACCACGTCGACCAGCGGCGTAATGTTGATGGCCGCCTGCATCCGGGCCGGTTCACCGAGCCGCATGCGCCACCTCCGACTCATCCATATCCGCTACCCTGAGCTCCGGTACTTTGAACAAGCGGTTCACGAGCTGCGACGATGCTCGGTTCATCTCAACGTGGAAATTCTCAATCTTGCCGGTAAAGTGGTTGAATGCGACAACGGCCGGGATTGCGACGAAGATGCCCAATGCTGTCGAGACAAGGGCCTCAGCAATACCGCCTGAGACAACACTCATTCCGCCGGATCCTGTGGCCGCGATGCTCCGGAAAGCGTTGATGATTCCCACTACGGTACCGAACAAGCCGATGAAAGGCGCCGTCGAACCAATCGTCGCCAGGAACCCCAGCCCCCATTTCAACTGGATCAGCATTTCTGACATGGAGTCTCTGACTACGCTCTGGACGAGATCGAGCGAGGCGCTCGAATCGCGCCCCGGCTGACGCAAGCTGTCGTACTCAAGTAGTCCAGCCGACACGATTTGTGCCACGTGCGATTTCTCGTGCTTAGGCAAGGCACTGATCAGCTCCTGAGCTTCTCCGCCGCGGAGGAAATTCTTGAACGCCGGCTTGAACATCTGCGACTGGCGTATCGCCAGACGGAAACGTCGGTGCTTCTCAATGATTACGGCCAGTGAAAAGAAGGACAACGCGATAAGACAACACATCACCGCGCCTCCAAATAGGCCGACATTTCCTAATAATTCCTTGAATGTCATCTTTTCCTCCTGTGACAGTGGGCGGGCTCTCGACGTATGTCGAGCAGACGAATGGTGGCAGCAACAGTGTTCAGCAGACCGTCGGTGGCAACAAGAGCACGCGGGTGCAGGTACCTCACCTGGACGGGTGCTGCTACCTTTGTGCTAAGCGCTCACTTACGACTAGAGAGAAAGAGAACAGCAATGGTGGCCGGGGGAAGGTAAATATTGCCCGGAACCAAGCATCGTCAGTGTCAGACTTTCACCCACGCGAATTTGGTACGCGCTTTGAGTCCTCTTCGAATCACAAGGCCATGTCCATTGGAGGTTGAGGCCAGCAGTCGATCGTCCCAAATTGGAATCGTGCCTCGCACAAAGGTATCAGCACCCGTTTAGCGGGGTATCAGCACCCGCGTGCTCTTGTTGGCATCGACTGCCTGCTCAACACTATTGCTGCTGCCACCTGTCTGCTCAAACTATTGAAGTCCGAACAACGTCCTGGGATTTCGTGGGAGTTATCCGGAGATGAAACAAACATCGCGTTTACCGGTTGTGATCGGTCTGGTTCTGGCATTTTCATTTGCGGAGCTCGGCGGATTACACGCTGTAACCGTTTCCGAAGACAAGAAGGCCGCTGCGTCTGGAGACAAGAACACCGCTTCGCCCGACCAACAGCAGATGAGAGGTCTTGATGAACAGGTGCAAGAGGTCAAATCGGACGTTCTCAGCATTTCTCAAGAACTAAGCAGGCTCGAGGAGAAGCTGCTCTATCCGTCGGGGACGCAGGTCGCGATCTTTGTTGCGCTAGCTAAGGGCGATCAGATGCGCCTCGACAGCGTGCGACTCCAGATCGACGGTCAGCTTGTCACCCAACACATTTACAGCGCGAAAGAGCTCGAAGCGCTGCGCAAAGGCGGCGTGCAACGGATCTACGTCGGCAACGTGGCAACGGGAGATCACCAGCTCGAGGTGCTTGTGGACGGCAAACTTGACGATGGCAAAGACTTCAGCCGAACAGAACACCTTACCTTTCGCAAAGAAGTGAAGCCAAAGCTGGTGGGATTGACGCTGGCGGGACCGAGTTCAGGCAACGCTTCCGTCG
Coding sequences within it:
- a CDS encoding biopolymer transporter ExbD, with protein sequence MRLGEPARMQAAINITPLVDVVLVLLIIFMVMAPQMRKGPEVNLPNTAKPVDQGDERGRILVSIDDTDQLWVNDQRVARDHFGEALRAAVGNEQEPKIVVRGDAKLNFGQVREVMLALDQAGFRGVGLIAKKAGSEGRRD
- a CDS encoding MotA/TolQ/ExbB proton channel family protein — its product is MTFKELLGNVGLFGGAVMCCLIALSFFSLAVIIEKHRRFRLAIRQSQMFKPAFKNFLRGGEAQELISALPKHEKSHVAQIVSAGLLEYDSLRQPGRDSSASLDLVQSVVRDSMSEMLIQLKWGLGFLATIGSTAPFIGLFGTVVGIINAFRSIAATGSGGMSVVSGGIAEALVSTALGIFVAIPAVVAFNHFTGKIENFHVEMNRASSQLVNRLFKVPELRVADMDESEVAHAAR